The Anaeromyxobacter sp. Fw109-5 genomic interval GGCTCGATCCCGCGATTCAGGCGGTTCGCCTCGTCGACGTCGAGGGGAACGAGGTCGTGAAGGCGAGGGAGGGCGAGCTGACGCCCGCGCATTCGCCCGTCCATGGACCGCTCGGGCTACCGGCCATCCAGTCGCTCCGCGGCCGCCCCTTCTTCGAGGAGGCGCTCCGCGCGCCGCGAGGGTCCGTCACGATCTCCGATCTGGAGCGCGGCCGGGTCGAGGGCGAGGAGGACTGGTGCCCGGCGATGGTGCGCTTCGCGACGCCGCTGTTCTTCCAGTCGGGCGCCCGCGCAGGCGTGCTCATCGTGAACGTCTGGGGCGCCGAGGTCGGGGCCATGCTGAACCGGCTCGTCCCCGCCGAGCAAGGCGCCGCCTTCCTCGTCGAGCGCAACGCGGCGGCTCCCGACCGATCCGGCGTCTACCTGTTCCACCAGGACGGTCAGTGCGAGTTCGGCAACCAGACCGGCTCGCGCGTGACCGCGTGGCAGCAGTATCCGCGGGAGCTCGTCGACTCATGGATGAAGACCGACGCGGGCATCGCGATGGATCCCCGGACCGGGGATCTGCTCGCCCACGTCTACTACTCCCCCTACGCGCGCCCGGACCGCGGCTGGGTGGTCGTGCTCGCGGCCCGCGAGGCCTACTTCGCGCGTCCGCTCGAGCGGCTCCAGGCGAGCGTCCTCGGGCTCTCGGCGCTCGTCGTGGCAGGCACCGTGGTGGCCGCGCTCCTGCTGTCGCGCACGCTCACGCAGCCGCTGCGCACGCTCGCGGCCGGGGTCCGCGCGATCGGCGACGACCTCTCCGTGCGCGTGCCGGTGCGGGGCGGTCGTGAGGTCGCGATCGTGGCGGAGTCGGTGAACCGGATGGCTGGCGCCCTGCAGGAGCACCTCGAGACCCGCGAGCGATCGGAGCGCCAGCTGCGCGAGACGGAGAAGCTCGCCTCCATCGGCGAGATGGCGGCGGGGCTCGCCCATGAGCTCAACACGCCCCTGTCCAACATCCGCGCGCTCGCCTCCCTCGCGCGCCGCGATCTCGACGCCGGGCGGGTGGAGCTCCAGGCGCTGAAGGCGGATCTCGCCGACGTGGCGGACCAGACCCGCCGCTGCACGACCATCATCGACGGCCTCCTCCGGTTCGCGCGTCGCCAGCCGCCCGCGCTCGCCGCGCACGACGTGAACCGGCTCGTGCACGGATCGCTCGCGCTCGTCCGGCTGCGCGCAGAGAAGAAGGGCGTCACGCTCGCGTTCGAGGCAGGCGCGGCGCAGGCTGCGGTCGTG includes:
- a CDS encoding sensor histidine kinase encodes the protein MQRSGDGTLRRRDGRWRSGIGARTLATMLLVAIPSLLAFSLLVRGAAGDLLRGRTEAHIQTVAQSSARGVEELVRRGEHSALALATSTSIVRALGELEDGRADTASVAALGESFLAAQRLDPAIQAVRLVDVEGNEVVKAREGELTPAHSPVHGPLGLPAIQSLRGRPFFEEALRAPRGSVTISDLERGRVEGEEDWCPAMVRFATPLFFQSGARAGVLIVNVWGAEVGAMLNRLVPAEQGAAFLVERNAAAPDRSGVYLFHQDGQCEFGNQTGSRVTAWQQYPRELVDSWMKTDAGIAMDPRTGDLLAHVYYSPYARPDRGWVVVLAAREAYFARPLERLQASVLGLSALVVAGTVVAALLLSRTLTQPLRTLAAGVRAIGDDLSVRVPVRGGREVAIVAESVNRMAGALQEHLETRERSERQLRETEKLASIGEMAAGLAHELNTPLSNIRALASLARRDLDAGRVELQALKADLADVADQTRRCTTIIDGLLRFARRQPPALAAHDVNRLVHGSLALVRLRAEKKGVTLAFEAGAAQAAVVDAAQLEQVFVNLLLNAVDAARPGGRVEVSTATAGGRIAVRVSDDGAGIAPEHLPRIFDPFFTTKAVGEGTGLGLSVSYGIVRNHGGALSVDSAPGRGATFTVSLPLGTP